Proteins encoded together in one Bacillota bacterium window:
- a CDS encoding Xaa-Pro peptidase family protein yields MVQSHTGAKAVQKSAGLKWAPEKRIPEEMFKMRLSRKIGQVTAGMKERGMDLLLIGTGTDLEYLTGLSSMACARFKALAILSDGRHFFICPKLYYEETREAMGEGETILVWDDAEGFLKALREAGQIYGLKKSNIGVSDVIRAVDAIAIKAETGAELLDGTGVMEAVRQIKDQDEVECLKGAARIADSVFEDIVGCIRPGMTEGNIARRIKELFEDKGAGGLAFNPIVASGPNSSRPHYNDDKGVIQENDIIVLDFGCRYKGYCSDISRTVFVGKPSPEQERIYDIVLRANSEAELLVRQGVTAGAVDRTARDLISQAGYGRYFLSRTGHGIGMAVHEAPYIKEGNDVVLENGMAFSVEPGIYLPGKFGMRIEDIVLVEEGKGNALNKVTKEMICL; encoded by the coding sequence ATGGTGCAAAGCCACACAGGTGCGAAGGCCGTCCAGAAGAGTGCTGGACTGAAGTGGGCTCCAGAGAAACGAATCCCGGAGGAGATGTTCAAGATGAGGCTTTCCAGGAAGATCGGCCAGGTCACCGCGGGCATGAAGGAGAGGGGCATGGACCTGCTCCTCATAGGTACAGGCACTGATCTGGAGTACCTGACCGGCTTGAGTTCCATGGCCTGCGCGCGGTTCAAGGCCCTCGCCATACTCAGTGACGGGAGGCACTTCTTCATCTGCCCAAAGCTCTACTACGAGGAAACCCGAGAGGCCATGGGGGAGGGTGAAACCATCCTTGTGTGGGATGATGCCGAGGGGTTTCTGAAGGCCTTGAGGGAGGCCGGCCAGATCTACGGGCTCAAGAAGAGCAACATCGGGGTGAGCGACGTAATCAGGGCCGTTGACGCCATTGCCATCAAGGCGGAGACTGGTGCTGAACTGCTGGATGGAACCGGCGTGATGGAGGCTGTGCGGCAGATCAAGGACCAGGACGAAGTGGAATGCCTCAAAGGGGCCGCCCGCATAGCGGATAGTGTCTTTGAGGACATAGTGGGGTGCATAAGGCCTGGGATGACCGAAGGGAACATCGCCAGGAGGATAAAGGAGCTATTCGAGGACAAGGGCGCGGGGGGACTTGCCTTTAATCCCATCGTTGCCTCCGGGCCCAACAGCTCCCGGCCTCACTACAACGATGACAAGGGGGTCATCCAGGAGAATGACATCATAGTCCTGGATTTCGGGTGCCGCTACAAGGGTTATTGTTCCGACATCTCCCGGACGGTATTCGTGGGAAAGCCCAGCCCGGAACAGGAGAGGATCTACGACATTGTGCTCAGGGCCAATAGCGAGGCTGAGCTCTTGGTAAGGCAGGGGGTAACCGCCGGTGCCGTGGACAGGACCGCCAGGGACCTGATATCCCAGGCAGGTTACGGACGTTACTTCCTGAGCCGCACCGGGCACGGCATTGGGATGGCGGTGCATGAGGCCCCCTATATCAAGGAAGGGAATGACGTGGTGCTGGAGAACGGTATGGCCTTCAGCGTTGAGCCGGGCATCTACCTCCCAGGGAAGTTTGGCATGAGGATAGAGGATATCGTCCTGGTAGAAGAGGGAAAGGGCAACGCGCTGAACAAGGTCACCAAGGAGATGATCTGCCTGTAG
- the larA gene encoding nickel-dependent lactate racemase, which produces MVISVPYGSGHLSIPLPPGVKARVLETRVPPGAAGTREAIREALIKPIGAKRISESAPAGGQVVIIINDITRPTPTRLMVQEILEELDSAGVRRDDVTVVVATGSHRPATPGELLSILGDDLARSLRVENHDWRAKDLVFLGTTTRGVPLYINAKVARASYKIVTGVILPHQAAGYSGGRKSILPGVAGEKTLVIHHSLPIRMFDPAPGIIHGNPFHEEAQEAALKVGVDFMLNVIPVDDSSVVAVVAGHIVQAFEAGVRLAEDLYTARVERAAGVVVVSPGGYPRDIDLYQSVKALSIAQMVVEDGGNLVLVAECREGVGGGAFYQWFKDASSPRDVVERFRLEGFTEGSNTAFILARALLKARVVTVSSGIGAPTLRDMFMEPAPSLNEALEVALVGQPRGQEVLVLADPVRLVPTMGSAGSR; this is translated from the coding sequence ATGGTCATATCCGTACCGTACGGCAGTGGGCACCTGAGCATACCCCTGCCCCCAGGGGTAAAGGCCAGGGTTCTGGAGACCAGGGTGCCGCCTGGGGCGGCCGGCACCCGCGAGGCCATAAGAGAGGCCCTCATTAAACCCATAGGCGCTAAACGCATCAGTGAATCGGCTCCTGCCGGGGGGCAGGTTGTAATCATCATCAACGATATCACCAGGCCCACGCCAACCAGGCTGATGGTCCAGGAGATACTGGAGGAACTGGACAGCGCTGGGGTTCGCCGGGATGATGTGACCGTGGTGGTAGCTACCGGGAGTCACCGGCCTGCGACTCCCGGTGAGCTCTTGAGTATCCTGGGGGATGACCTGGCCAGATCATTGCGGGTAGAGAACCACGACTGGCGAGCCAAGGACCTGGTGTTCCTGGGAACCACCACCAGGGGGGTCCCGCTGTACATCAACGCCAAGGTGGCCAGGGCTTCCTACAAGATAGTCACCGGGGTCATCCTGCCCCACCAGGCTGCCGGCTACAGCGGGGGCCGGAAGAGCATCCTCCCAGGGGTTGCCGGCGAGAAGACCCTGGTAATTCATCACTCCCTTCCCATAAGGATGTTTGACCCGGCGCCCGGCATCATCCATGGCAATCCATTTCACGAGGAGGCCCAGGAAGCGGCCTTGAAGGTGGGCGTGGACTTCATGCTGAACGTGATACCAGTGGATGATTCCAGTGTTGTGGCAGTCGTGGCAGGCCACATTGTCCAGGCTTTTGAAGCTGGAGTGAGGTTGGCCGAGGACCTCTACACGGCCAGGGTGGAACGGGCCGCAGGCGTGGTTGTTGTAAGCCCAGGGGGTTACCCTAGGGACATCGACCTGTACCAGTCGGTAAAGGCGCTCTCCATAGCCCAGATGGTTGTGGAAGATGGGGGTAATCTGGTGTTGGTGGCCGAGTGCAGGGAGGGTGTGGGAGGGGGTGCCTTCTACCAGTGGTTCAAGGATGCCTCGTCGCCTAGGGACGTGGTGGAAAGGTTCCGCCTGGAGGGTTTCACTGAAGGCTCCAATACTGCGTTCATACTGGCAAGGGCACTCCTGAAGGCTCGCGTGGTAACTGTATCCTCAGGGATCGGGGCGCCCACTCTCAGGGACATGTTCATGGAGCCGGCCCCCAGCCTCAACGAGGCCCTGGAGGTGGCCCTGGTAGGGCAGCCCCGGGGACAGGAGGTGCTGGTGCTTGCAGATCCCGTCCGCCTGGTGCCCACTATGGGTTCTGCCGGTTCCCGCTAG
- a CDS encoding EAL domain-containing protein, translating into MSTLSLSLSLLLFFSSVVYLYLGACVFWLDRRAVLSMTFLALCACLGIWAFAFAFALNAPSMEAALFWRRVGAVGWSTVYSVMLHFFLVLTETHWLVRKGWTYPLVYLPAAVWVYVFSLSDSMATAHHNLVKTAWGWYNLGVNTGWGWAFNLYCPAVVITSLGLTWYWGRRSAHARHKKQATLIASTVMAAFLIGYVTDIVLPVLGAAVIPGIAVIVALVPALGIWQAMRKYRLMPLTPENASKDILRTMQEGLLVVDTSDTIRMTNPSTQALLGYDEDELLGQPVKMLFPKECQVFGTGPAGSQDRSVHFEETTMIAKTQERLPTLFSISVMRDEWGDSLGYVCTFRDIIDRKMAEEALRRSHDELERKVKERTEELAKVNEFLRAEIIERKRIQERIEHLAYHDHLTELPNRLLFTDRLEQAIRQSRRAERPAAVMSLDLDAFKRVNDTMGHAQGDELLRKVSKRLKSTLRQSDTVARLGGDEFIILLQNLTDAAVVTRITDKILRSFDKPFKLEDQDFHMSAGLGVAIYPIDGEDADTLIKNADIAMYKAKEKGRNRCVFCSSLMKAEVMETMKLTNSLYRALERNELVLHYQPQVSCSTGRIVGVEALLRWHHPEMGMVSPGRFIRIAEQTGLILSIGDWVLRTACRQSVKWRERGVARIRMAVNLSMYQFQSPSIVGEVAGILEETDMDPRQLEIEITESVLMKETEHMVEILTSLRALGITIAIDDFGTEYSALNYLKQLPINRIKIAMPFVHGISVSDRDEAITKAIIVLASNLGLNVIAEGVETECQVRFLTQRMCDEIQGYYFHKPMPACEVEKVLAQQNR; encoded by the coding sequence ATGAGCACTCTGTCTTTGTCCCTGTCCTTGCTCCTTTTCTTTAGCAGCGTCGTGTATTTATACCTGGGAGCCTGCGTGTTCTGGCTCGACCGCAGGGCCGTTTTGAGCATGACGTTCCTGGCCCTCTGCGCCTGCCTTGGCATATGGGCCTTTGCCTTTGCCTTTGCGCTCAACGCCCCCAGCATGGAGGCGGCCTTGTTCTGGCGGCGGGTTGGCGCCGTTGGCTGGTCAACAGTCTATAGCGTGATGCTGCATTTTTTCCTGGTGCTCACCGAGACACATTGGCTGGTACGCAAGGGGTGGACCTATCCCCTTGTCTACCTCCCTGCGGCCGTCTGGGTCTACGTGTTCTCGCTCTCTGACAGCATGGCCACGGCACACCATAACCTGGTCAAGACGGCTTGGGGCTGGTACAACCTGGGTGTGAATACCGGGTGGGGCTGGGCGTTCAACCTCTATTGCCCGGCCGTGGTTATCACCAGTCTTGGCCTCACATGGTACTGGGGGAGAAGGTCCGCACATGCCAGACACAAGAAGCAGGCGACCCTGATCGCATCGACGGTCATGGCTGCTTTCCTGATAGGCTACGTTACGGACATCGTCCTACCTGTCCTGGGGGCGGCGGTCATCCCGGGCATAGCGGTGATCGTGGCACTCGTACCGGCATTGGGCATCTGGCAGGCGATGAGGAAGTACCGGCTCATGCCGCTGACCCCTGAGAACGCATCCAAGGACATCCTGCGAACCATGCAGGAAGGCCTGCTTGTCGTGGATACCAGCGATACCATAAGGATGACTAACCCGAGCACACAGGCGCTCCTGGGCTATGATGAGGATGAGCTCCTGGGCCAGCCCGTGAAGATGCTCTTTCCCAAAGAGTGCCAAGTCTTTGGGACAGGCCCGGCTGGTAGTCAAGACCGTTCTGTTCACTTTGAGGAGACAACGATGATTGCCAAGACGCAGGAGAGGCTTCCCACCCTTTTCTCCATCTCGGTCATGCGAGATGAATGGGGCGATAGCCTTGGGTACGTGTGTACCTTCAGGGACATAATTGACCGCAAGATGGCGGAAGAGGCGCTGAGGCGCTCCCATGACGAGCTGGAGAGAAAGGTGAAGGAGCGGACCGAGGAGCTAGCCAAGGTCAACGAGTTCTTAAGGGCCGAGATCATCGAGCGCAAGAGGATACAGGAGAGGATCGAGCACCTGGCCTATCACGATCACCTGACGGAACTTCCGAACAGGCTGCTATTCACGGATCGCCTTGAGCAAGCCATAAGGCAGTCGCGAAGGGCTGAGAGACCGGCTGCGGTCATGTCCCTGGACCTGGATGCCTTCAAGAGAGTCAACGATACCATGGGGCATGCGCAAGGGGATGAGCTGCTCAGAAAGGTGTCCAAACGCTTGAAGAGCACCTTGCGGCAGAGTGACACTGTCGCGCGGCTGGGTGGAGACGAGTTCATCATCCTGCTGCAGAACCTTACGGATGCAGCTGTTGTCACCAGGATAACGGATAAGATCCTGCGCAGCTTCGACAAACCCTTCAAGTTGGAGGACCAGGACTTCCACATGAGCGCGGGCCTGGGGGTGGCGATCTACCCCATCGATGGCGAAGACGCTGACACTCTCATCAAGAACGCTGACATTGCTATGTACAAGGCTAAGGAGAAGGGCAGGAACCGGTGTGTGTTTTGCTCTTCGCTTATGAAGGCTGAAGTAATGGAGACGATGAAACTCACCAACAGCCTGTACCGTGCATTGGAGCGCAATGAACTGGTGCTTCACTACCAGCCACAGGTGAGTTGCAGCACGGGGAGGATCGTCGGGGTGGAGGCGCTTCTGAGATGGCACCACCCTGAGATGGGGATGGTTTCCCCTGGCCGGTTCATTCGCATTGCGGAGCAGACGGGGTTGATCCTTTCCATTGGAGATTGGGTGCTACGCACGGCCTGCAGGCAGAGCGTGAAGTGGAGAGAGCGTGGCGTCGCCAGGATCCGCATGGCTGTGAACCTCTCGATGTACCAGTTCCAGAGCCCTAGCATTGTTGGGGAGGTGGCGGGGATCCTGGAGGAGACGGATATGGACCCCCGCCAGCTGGAGATCGAAATCACCGAGAGCGTTCTCATGAAGGAGACGGAACACATGGTGGAGATCCTGACCTCCCTCAGGGCACTGGGCATCACAATTGCCATCGATGACTTCGGGACCGAGTACTCGGCCCTGAACTACCTGAAGCAACTGCCCATAAACCGTATCAAGATCGCCATGCCCTTCGTCCACGGTATCTCAGTGAGCGACAGGGATGAGGCCATCACCAAGGCCATCATTGTCCTGGCGAGCAACCTGGGGCTGAACGTGATCGCCGAGGGGGTTGAGACGGAGTGCCAGGTGAGGTTCCTGACCCAGCGGATGTGTGACGAGATCCAGGGCTACTACTTCCACAAGCCGATGCCGGCCTGCGAGGTCGAAAAGGTGCTCGCGCAGCAGAATCGCTAA
- a CDS encoding phosphate ABC transporter substrate-binding protein: MISRRGLSVACVLVLVSVVAGCGGSPTPAQEPSEEPAKVEPVALEGSIDVRGSDTMVNLGATFAEAFMDKHPEVSIVVQGGGSGTGIKALMQKNTDIAQASRKAKDSEIEEGRANGVDMVETVVAWDGLSVVVNLSNPLDSITMEDLGAIYRGQITNWKELGGPDLAIAALARDTASGTHVFFKEHVVQMGHKDAEYGDAVQMLPSTAAVVAEVEQSPNAIGYIGLGYYDPSKVKMLGIPDASGNPVMASIETVKSGTYTLARPLQVYTNGQPSGLIKEYVDFMLGPEGQGIVLDLDFVPVK, encoded by the coding sequence ATGATATCCAGAAGGGGTCTGAGTGTGGCTTGTGTCCTGGTGCTGGTGAGTGTTGTGGCAGGATGTGGCGGCAGCCCGACTCCCGCCCAAGAGCCCTCTGAGGAGCCCGCAAAGGTGGAGCCCGTGGCGCTTGAGGGCTCCATAGATGTGAGGGGCTCCGATACCATGGTGAACCTTGGTGCCACCTTCGCTGAGGCCTTTATGGACAAGCATCCTGAAGTGAGTATAGTTGTTCAAGGCGGCGGCTCTGGCACGGGCATCAAGGCCCTGATGCAGAAGAACACCGACATAGCCCAGGCATCAAGAAAGGCCAAGGACTCGGAAATCGAGGAGGGTAGGGCTAACGGAGTTGACATGGTGGAGACCGTGGTGGCCTGGGATGGTCTCTCGGTTGTGGTAAACCTCTCAAATCCCCTGGACTCCATAACCATGGAGGATCTTGGCGCCATCTACAGGGGGCAGATAACCAACTGGAAAGAGCTGGGCGGGCCTGACCTCGCCATAGCGGCGCTGGCCCGCGATACGGCCTCCGGCACTCACGTGTTCTTCAAGGAGCATGTGGTGCAGATGGGCCACAAGGATGCCGAGTACGGTGACGCCGTGCAGATGCTGCCCTCCACCGCGGCCGTAGTGGCCGAGGTGGAACAGAGCCCCAACGCCATCGGCTACATCGGCTTGGGTTACTATGACCCCAGCAAGGTGAAGATGCTGGGCATACCTGATGCCAGCGGCAACCCGGTCATGGCCAGCATCGAGACGGTCAAGAGCGGGACCTACACCCTTGCCAGGCCGCTTCAGGTTTATACCAACGGCCAGCCTTCTGGCTTGATCAAGGAGTATGTGGACTTCATGCTGGGACCGGAGGGACAGGGGATCGTCCTGGACCTGGACTTCGTGCCCGTCAAGTGA
- the pstC gene encoding phosphate ABC transporter permease subunit PstC produces MNVAAASGFAVVAFVALVFAFMLLEVWPLARVMNPWGFVAGPKWYPVSEPPTFGILPFIMGSAWISLTALLLSFPVGLGGAIYLAHIARGHVKVVARACLEILAGIPSVVMGFIGLTIVAPFVQQALGLATGLTGLTASLVLAVMVLPTIMSLGQDALESVPEDYWAASLALGASPWQTLVRVALPAAWSGLRSAVLLAAGRLVGETMAVLMVAGGRTVVPSGIAQPMRTMTATLAAEVNNAVVGSDHYRALFGIGVVLFLITMTLSTVAAWGSFKREGGTEHA; encoded by the coding sequence ATGAACGTGGCGGCCGCCTCGGGCTTTGCCGTGGTGGCCTTTGTAGCGCTGGTATTCGCCTTCATGCTCCTTGAGGTCTGGCCCCTGGCACGGGTTATGAACCCCTGGGGCTTTGTCGCCGGGCCCAAGTGGTACCCTGTATCGGAGCCTCCCACCTTTGGGATCCTCCCCTTCATAATGGGTTCGGCCTGGATATCCCTGACGGCCCTGCTCTTATCCTTCCCTGTTGGCCTGGGAGGTGCCATCTACCTGGCGCACATTGCCAGGGGTCATGTGAAGGTGGTGGCCAGGGCCTGTCTTGAGATCCTGGCAGGGATACCCTCGGTGGTCATGGGCTTCATCGGTCTTACCATTGTGGCCCCCTTCGTACAACAGGCGCTGGGCCTTGCCACAGGTCTCACAGGGCTCACCGCCTCGCTGGTGCTGGCGGTAATGGTGCTTCCCACCATCATGAGCCTAGGGCAGGACGCACTGGAGAGTGTCCCAGAGGATTACTGGGCTGCCTCCCTAGCCCTGGGCGCCTCACCCTGGCAGACACTGGTACGGGTGGCATTGCCGGCGGCGTGGTCTGGCCTTCGTTCTGCCGTGCTCCTCGCGGCAGGCCGCCTTGTGGGGGAGACAATGGCCGTGCTCATGGTGGCAGGAGGGAGAACCGTGGTGCCCTCGGGAATAGCCCAGCCCATGCGGACCATGACCGCCACCCTGGCGGCGGAGGTAAATAACGCTGTGGTGGGATCAGACCACTACCGGGCGCTCTTCGGCATCGGTGTGGTGCTCTTTCTCATAACCATGACCCTGTCCACGGTGGCTGCCTGGGGCTCCTTCAAGAGGGAGGGAGGTACGGAACATGCATAA
- the pstA gene encoding phosphate ABC transporter permease PstA yields MHNLYWFGSGRRETVWALTVTGCFCLAMFTVIAILAYVVLRGVPGMSWEFLTAMPKNRAIEGGILPALLGSLWLLVGTCVFTLPLGIMAAIYLTEYSRKGPGVGLINLALVNLAGVPSIVYGLFGLAFFVLLLRFGPSLLSACLTLSLLSLPVVVTAAREALLAVPQTHREAALALGAGKWQTIHTVVLPQAKRGILTGTVLAMGRAVGETAPILATGVAFVLPRLPEGPMSRFMALPYHLYVSATQIPQMPKERVWATVLALLFLAVLFNASAFVVRRGIGRGEARNG; encoded by the coding sequence ATGCATAACCTTTACTGGTTCGGTTCAGGCAGGCGTGAGACCGTGTGGGCCTTGACGGTGACTGGATGCTTCTGCTTGGCCATGTTCACCGTCATTGCCATCCTGGCCTACGTTGTTCTCAGGGGGGTTCCGGGGATGTCCTGGGAGTTCCTCACGGCTATGCCGAAGAACCGTGCCATTGAAGGGGGAATACTCCCCGCGCTCTTAGGGAGCCTCTGGCTCCTTGTGGGTACGTGTGTCTTCACGTTGCCGCTGGGGATCATGGCTGCCATCTACCTCACTGAGTACTCCCGGAAGGGCCCGGGTGTCGGCCTCATCAACCTGGCCCTTGTAAACCTGGCCGGGGTGCCCTCCATCGTGTATGGCCTTTTCGGCCTTGCCTTTTTTGTGCTGCTCCTCAGGTTCGGTCCTTCGCTCCTCTCGGCCTGTCTCACCCTGTCACTTCTGAGCCTGCCGGTGGTGGTCACGGCCGCCCGGGAGGCCCTCCTGGCGGTGCCCCAGACCCACCGCGAGGCCGCCCTGGCGCTGGGGGCGGGAAAGTGGCAGACCATCCACACGGTAGTGCTGCCCCAGGCCAAAAGGGGTATCCTTACCGGGACCGTCCTGGCCATGGGGAGGGCCGTTGGGGAGACCGCCCCTATCCTTGCTACAGGGGTGGCCTTCGTGCTCCCCAGGTTACCGGAGGGGCCGATGAGCCGGTTCATGGCCCTGCCCTATCACCTTTACGTATCTGCCACTCAGATCCCCCAGATGCCAAAGGAGCGGGTTTGGGCCACGGTGCTCGCTCTCTTGTTCCTGGCTGTATTGTTCAACGCCAGTGCCTTTGTTGTGCGCCGCGGGATTGGAAGGGGAGAGGCCAGAAATGGATAA
- the pstB gene encoding phosphate ABC transporter ATP-binding protein PstB, producing MDKPPGNTVIQATGFSLWFGRAKVLNGINLDVTENRITALIGPSGSGKSTLLRSMNRMNDLILGFRREGDITLRGERIYDGGQDLVSLRTRVGMVFQKPNPFPKSIFENVAYGPRVHGQKRRRVLAEIVEESLKRAALWDEVKDRVHRSAMELSGGQQQRLCIARCLAVNPEVVLLDEPCSALDPQATARIEDLLVSLKKQVTVIIATHNLQQAARISDVTAFLLGGTMIEADDTGVMFTSPSDPRTNEYITGRFG from the coding sequence ATGGATAAACCACCAGGCAATACCGTAATCCAGGCAACGGGCTTCAGCCTCTGGTTTGGACGTGCAAAGGTCCTGAACGGCATAAACCTGGATGTTACCGAAAACCGTATCACCGCACTGATTGGGCCCTCGGGTTCGGGCAAGTCCACCCTCCTGAGGTCGATGAACCGTATGAACGACCTGATCCTGGGTTTCCGCCGGGAAGGTGACATAACGCTCCGGGGAGAGAGGATATACGATGGCGGCCAGGACCTGGTGTCGCTGAGGACCCGGGTGGGGATGGTGTTCCAGAAGCCCAACCCCTTTCCCAAGAGCATCTTCGAAAACGTGGCCTATGGTCCCCGGGTGCATGGGCAGAAAAGGCGCAGGGTGCTGGCGGAGATCGTGGAGGAGAGCCTGAAGAGGGCCGCCCTCTGGGATGAGGTCAAGGACAGGGTGCACCGGTCCGCCATGGAACTCAGCGGGGGCCAGCAACAAAGACTCTGCATTGCGCGCTGCCTGGCGGTCAACCCCGAGGTCGTTCTCCTTGACGAGCCCTGTAGCGCGCTTGACCCCCAAGCCACCGCCCGGATCGAGGATCTCCTGGTCAGCCTGAAGAAACAGGTCACTGTGATCATAGCCACCCACAACCTGCAGCAGGCCGCAAGGATATCCGATGTCACGGCCTTCCTCCTGGGGGGGACCATGATTGAAGCGGATGACACCGGGGTCATGTTCACATCCCCTTCGGATCCACGTACCAATGAATATATTACCGGGCGCTTTGGTTGA
- the phoU gene encoding phosphate signaling complex protein PhoU — translation MQRTAFNEGLNVLYGLLLEEEGLIEAMLSDAVKALKTGDLELAKDVVDRDQRVDRLAEGIEAEVVLLIARHQPVGSDLRRMVSAIKNVIDLERVGDLSTNIARAVPEIASQGLLKPLIDIPRMAGIAQEMLKDGITALKDEDMNLAKRVCARDEEMDALHWQIFRELLVFMMQDPKTIGKALPLLFVARHLERVGDHATNIAETVIYNVTGLRRKAKEFEGMTPEG, via the coding sequence ATGCAAAGAACTGCCTTCAATGAAGGTCTCAACGTCCTGTACGGCTTGCTCCTGGAGGAGGAGGGCCTCATCGAGGCCATGTTGTCTGACGCTGTCAAGGCACTGAAGACCGGTGACCTCGAACTGGCCAAGGACGTAGTGGACAGGGACCAGCGGGTGGACCGCCTCGCCGAAGGCATTGAGGCCGAGGTAGTGCTACTTATTGCCCGCCACCAACCGGTGGGCTCAGACCTGAGGCGAATGGTGAGCGCCATAAAGAATGTCATAGACCTGGAGCGGGTGGGAGATCTCTCCACCAACATTGCGAGGGCTGTTCCGGAGATTGCCTCACAGGGACTGCTGAAACCCCTGATTGACATCCCCAGGATGGCAGGCATAGCCCAGGAAATGCTCAAAGACGGGATCACCGCCCTGAAGGACGAGGACATGAACCTGGCCAAGAGGGTATGTGCCCGGGATGAGGAGATGGATGCGCTGCACTGGCAGATATTCCGGGAACTCCTGGTCTTCATGATGCAGGATCCCAAGACAATCGGGAAGGCGCTGCCCCTCCTCTTCGTGGCGCGTCACCTGGAAAGGGTGGGGGATCACGCCACCAACATAGCGGAGACCGTGATCTACAATGTTACGGGGTTGCGCAGGAAGGCAAAGGAGTTTGAGGGCATGACCCCGGAGGGCTGA
- a CDS encoding response regulator transcription factor, with amino-acid sequence MGRNLKVLLVDDEESFVASLSYVLSREGYDVSVAYDGEKALEMAMSEHPDLVLLDVMLPGKSGLEVCRQIKARVRAAIIMLTARDGEMDMVVGLEAGADDYVSKPFNLSVLLARIRAVLRRQAGAEEAVSVGPLVLMPGSYNARWDEVSLDLTPRLFQLLLLLAENPGKVLSRDEILDRVWGYEYLGQTRTVDVHIHWLREALAQASGSPDIIQTVRGVGYRLVIP; translated from the coding sequence GTGGGGAGGAATCTCAAGGTATTGCTGGTAGACGATGAAGAGAGTTTCGTGGCATCCCTCTCCTACGTCCTCTCCAGGGAAGGCTACGATGTCTCCGTGGCCTATGACGGTGAGAAGGCCCTGGAGATGGCCATGAGTGAGCATCCTGACCTGGTGCTCCTGGATGTGATGCTCCCAGGCAAGTCGGGCCTTGAGGTCTGCCGGCAAATCAAAGCCCGTGTGAGGGCCGCCATCATCATGCTCACCGCCAGGGACGGTGAAATGGATATGGTGGTGGGGCTGGAGGCGGGCGCCGATGACTACGTATCCAAGCCTTTCAACCTCAGCGTGTTGCTGGCCCGCATAAGGGCGGTGCTCCGGCGCCAAGCGGGGGCTGAGGAGGCGGTGAGCGTGGGCCCTCTAGTGCTCATGCCCGGCTCCTACAACGCCCGGTGGGATGAGGTCTCCCTCGATCTCACCCCACGGCTGTTCCAGCTCCTGCTTCTCCTGGCCGAGAACCCGGGAAAGGTGCTGTCCCGGGATGAGATCCTCGATAGAGTGTGGGGATATGAGTACCTTGGACAGACACGCACGGTGGACGTGCACATCCACTGGCTCCGGGAGGCGCTGGCCCAGGCCTCTGGGTCTCCGGACATAATACAGACCGTCAGGGGTGTCGGTTACAGGCTGGTGATTCCATGA